One genomic segment of Sander lucioperca isolate FBNREF2018 chromosome 10, SLUC_FBN_1.2, whole genome shotgun sequence includes these proteins:
- the washc5 gene encoding WASH complex subunit 5 — protein MVDFLAENNLCGQAILRIVSRGNAIIAELLRLSDFIPAVFRLKDKSEQQKYGDIICDFSYFKGPEYYEGKLEAKPELQDLDEEFRENNIEILSRFYLAFESVHKYIVDLNRYLDDLNEGVYIQQTLETVLLNEDGKQLLCEALYLYGVMLLVIDQKIEGEVRERMLVSYYRYSAARSSADSNLDDICKLLRSTGYSSQPGAKRPANYPESYFQRVPISAPFISMVHGRLRSDDIYNQVSAYPLPEHRSTALANQAAMLYVCLYFSPSILHTQQAKMREIVDKYFPDNWVISIYMGITVNLVEAWEPYKAAKTALNYTLDSANIKEQATRYAARTESLRPQVQQLLKEGFLREEIILDNIPKLLNCLRDCNVAIRWLMLHSAESAYDPNNKRLRQIKDQVLNDSKYNPKILFQLLLDTAQFEFTLKEMFKQMLSEKQIKWESFKKEGSERMTELAEVFSGVKPLTRVEKNENLQAWFREISKQIESLNYEDSTAAGRKTVQLIQALVEVQEFHQLESNLQVCQFLADTRKFLHQMIRTINIKEEVLITMQIVGDLSYAWQIIDSFTLMMQESIRVNPSMVTKLRATFLKLASALDLPLLRINQANSADLLSVSQFYSGELVAYVRKVLQIIPESMFTSLAKIIKLQIHDIMEVPTRLDKDKLKDYSQLGARYEVAKLTHDISIFTEGILMMKTTLVGIIKVDPKQLLEDGIRKELVKRVAYALHKGLIFNPKAKPSELMPKLKEMAATMDGFYRSFEYIQDYVSIYGLKIWQEEVSRIINYNVEQECNSFLRAKIQDWQSVHQSTHIPIPKFPSVDESATFIGRLCREILRITDPKVTCYIDQLNTWYDLRSHQEVTNNRLFSEIQNTLGTFGLNGLDRLLCFMIVKELQNFLILIQRTILKDKAVVDVFKAMLGAVNPVQGIVGNASKVYANAVAKTQKMWGAYLEAIMKVGQMQILRQQIANELNYSCKFDSKHLGAALENINKSLLADIEAHYQDPSLPYPKEDNPLLYDITAYLEAAGIHNPLNKIYITTKRLPYFPIINFLFIIAQLPKLQYNKNQGMTCRKATDPVDWPPLVLGMLTLLKQFHSRYTQQFLALIGQFIRSIMEQCTSQKIPDMPSDVVGALMFLEDYVKFTKLSRKVAEAHVPSFIFDEFRTIM, from the exons ATGGTGGACTTCCTGGCGGAGAACAACCTGTGTGGCCAGGCCATCCTCAGGATAGTTTCTAGAGGAAATGCCATCATTGCAGAGCTCTTGCGCCTCTCTGACTTCATCCCTGCCGTTTTCAGGCTCAAGGACAAAAGCGAGCAGCAGAAATACGGAGACATTATTTGTGACTTCAGCTACTTTAAG GGTCCGGAGTATTACGAGGGGAAGCTGGAAGCCAAGCCTGAGCTTCAAGACCTGGATGAAGAGTTTCGAGAGAACAACATTGAGATTCTGTCGAGGTTCTATCTGGCATTTGAGAGTGTCCACAAATATATAGTGGATCTTAACAG aTATTTGGATGACCTAAATGAGGGTGTTTATATTCAGCAGACTCTGGAGACAGTGCTTCTAAATGAGGATGGGAAACAGCTTTTA TGCGAGGCTCTCTACCTTTATGGAGTCATGTTGCTGGTTATTGACCAAAAGATTGAAGGGGAGGTCAGAGAGAGGATGCTTGTTTCCTACTATAGATACAG TGCTGCCCGTTCATCAGCCGACTCCAACCTGGATGACATCTGCAAGCTCCTGCGCAGTACGGGCTACTCCAGTCAGCCTGGAGCCAAACGGCCAGCCAACTACCCAGAGAGCTACTTCCAGAGAGTTCCCATCAGTGCCCCCTTTATCAGCATGGTTCATGGGAGGCTGCGCTCGGACGACATATACAACCAA GTGTCTGCGTACCCTCTACCAGAGCATCGTAGCACAGCGCTGGCTAACCAGGCAGCCATGCTGTATGTCTGCCTCTACTTCAGCCCCTCTATACTGCACACCCAGCAGGCCAAGATGAGGGAGATAGTGGACAAGTACTTCCCTGACAACTGG gttaTCAGTATCTACATGGGGATTACAGTGAACCTGGTGGAGGCCTGGGAACCATACAAAGCTGCCAAGACTGCACTCAACTACACCCTTGACTCTGCTAACATCAAAGAGCAg GCCACGCGATATGCAGCTAGAACAGAGAGCCTGAGGCCTCAGGTGCAGCAGCTGCTGAAAGAAGGTTTCCTCAGGGAGGAGATCATCCTGGACAACATTCCCAAACTACTCAACTGTCTGAGGGACTGCAATGTTGCTATCCGCTGGCTGATGCTGCACTCCGCAGAGTCAG CCTACGATCCCAACAACAAGCGACTGCGTCAGATCAAAGACCAAGTTCTCAACGACTCCAAGTACAACCCCAAGATCCTGTTCCAGCTGCTGCTAGACACTGCTCAGTTTGAGTTCACACTCAAAGAG ATGTTCAAGCAGATGCTGTCAGAGAAGCAGATCAAATGGGAGAGCTTTAAGAAGGAGGGATCAGAGAGAATGACTGAGCTGGCCGAAGTCTTCTCTGGCGTCAAACCTCTTACCAGGGTGGAGAAAAATG AGAACTTACAGGCCTGGTTCCGAGAAATCTCAAAGCAGATTGAGTCTTTGAACTATGAGGACTCCACAGCTGCTGGGAGGAAGACAGTTCAGCTCATACAGGCTCTTGTTGAG GTCCAGGAGTTTCACCAGTTGGAGTCTAACCTACAGGTCTGCCAGTTCCTGGCTGACACCAGGAAGTTTCTGCACCAAATGATCCGCACCATCAACATCAAAGAAGAAGTCCTCATTACTATGCAGATAGTCGGAGACCTGTCGTACGCATGGCAGATAATTGACAG CTTCACATTAATGATGCAGGAGAGCATCAGAGTCAACCCATCCATGGTCACCAAACTGAGAGCTACATTTCTGAAG cTGGCATCTGCATTGGACCTTCCGTTGCTGCGAATCAACCAGGCCAACAGCGCAGACCTGCTGAGTGTTTCACAGTTCTACTCTGGAGAGTTGGTGGCTTATGTCAGAAAG GTGCTGCAGATCATCCCAGAGAGTATGTTCACCTCTCTGGCCAAGATCATCAAGCTTCAGATCCATGACATCATGGAAGTGCCCACGCGGCTAGATAAGGACAAGCTAAAGGACTACTCCCAGCTCGGGGCTCGCTATGAA GTGGCTAAACTCACCCATGACATCTCCATTTTCACTGAGGGGATCCTGATGATGAAGACCACTCTTGTTGGGATCATTAAG GTGGATCCTAAGCAGCTTCTGGAGGATGGCATCAGGAAGGAGCTGGTGAAGAGGGTGGCTTATGCTCTGCACAAGGGATTGATCTTCAACCCCAAGGCTAAG CCTAGTGAGCTGATGCCCAAGTTGAAGGAGATGGCGGCCACCATGGATGGGTTCTACAGGTCGTTTGAGTACATCCAGGACTACGTCAGCATTTATGGCCTTAAAATCTGGCAGGAGGAGGTGTCCCGTATCATCAACTACAATGTTGAACAGGAATGCAACAGCTTCCTCAGGGCCAAG ATCCAGGACTGGCAGAGTGTGCACCAGTCCACCCACATCCCCATCCCAAAGTTTCCCTCTGTGGATGAGTCTGCCACCTTCATCGGTCGTCTCTGCAGAGAGATCCTCCGGATCACTGATCCCAA GGTAACGTGCTACATCGACCAGTTAAACACCTGGTACGACCTGAGGAGCCACCAGGAGGTTACCAACAACAGGCTGTTCTCTGAGATCCAGAACACCCTGGGTACATTTGGCCTCAATGGACTAGACCGCCTGCTCTGCTTCATGATTGTCAAGGAACTTCAG AACTTCCTGATATTGATTCAGAGGACCATCCTGAAGGACAAAGCTGTGGTGGATGTTTTCAAAGCCATGCTCGGGGCTGTCAACCCAGTCCAGGGTATTGTGG GTAATGCCAGCAAAGTGTACGCGAATGCTGTGGCCAAAACCCAGAAGATGTGGGGTGCATACCTGGAGGCCATCATGAAG GTTGGTCAGATGCAGATTCTCAGACAGCAGATTGCTAATGAGCTGAACTACTCCTGCAAGTTTGACTCCAAACACCTGGGTGCTGCCCTGGAAAACATCAACAA GTCTCTGCTGGCAGACATTGAAGCTCACTACCAGGATCCATCCCTACCCTACCCTAAAGAGGACAACCCTCTTTTGTATGATATCACTGCCTACCTGGAGGCTGCCGGCATTCACAACCCACTCAACAAG ATCTACATCACCACAAAGCGCCTACCTTACTTCCCCATCATCAACTTCCTGTTTATTATCGCTCAGCTGCCCAAACTTCAGTACAACAAAAACCAAg gAATGACCTGCAGGAAAGCCACAGATCCAGTTGACTGGCCTCCGCTAGTGCTCGGCATGCTCACCCTGCTCAAGCAGTTTCACTCAAGATACACACAACAGTTCTTGGCTCTCATTGGTCAGTTCATCCGCTCTATCATGGAGCAGTGCACAAG TCAGAAGATCCCTGACATGCCTTCTGATGTGGTGGGAGCTCTGATGTTCCTGGAAGACTATGTGAAGTTCACAAAACTGTCACGCAAG GTGGCAGAAGCCCATGTGCCCAGTTTCATTTTTGATGAGTTCAGAACAATAATGTGA